TCAAATTAATTTCATACATTTGCCAAACGAATCTAAATTTATAAACAAATAATCATTCAAATAAATAATTAAACATTATGCTTAAAAAAATCGCACTACTCGTAGTTATGTTCGCCCTCCCGTTAGGAGCAATGGCACAAGCTAAGTTCGCCCACATGAATTCCCAAGAGGTTATCTCCGTCATGCCTGAGTTTACAAAGGCTCAAGCTGACTTAGACGCTTTGTCAAAGCAGTACCAGAAAGAGATGGAAACCTCTCAGGCAGAATTCAACAGAAAATATCAGGAATTGCTGCAACAGCAGGACTCTCTGCCCAAGAACATCCTTGAACGCCGCCAGAAAGAAATCAATGAAATGGCACAACGTCAGGAAGCATTCCAGCAGGAAGCCTACCAAGCCATGCAGAAGGCACAGCAAGATGCCATGACCCCCATCTACAAGAAACTGGATGAAGCCATACAGGCTG
Above is a window of Bacteroides helcogenes P 36-108 DNA encoding:
- a CDS encoding OmpH family outer membrane protein — protein: MLKKIALLVVMFALPLGAMAQAKFAHMNSQEVISVMPEFTKAQADLDALSKQYQKEMETSQAEFNRKYQELLQQQDSLPKNILERRQKEINEMAQRQEAFQQEAYQAMQKAQQDAMTPIYKKLDEAIQAVGKAEGVIYIFDLARTAIPFVGTQSTDVTAKVKTQLGIK